Proteins from one Elgaria multicarinata webbii isolate HBS135686 ecotype San Diego chromosome 3, rElgMul1.1.pri, whole genome shotgun sequence genomic window:
- the LOC134394673 gene encoding histone H3.3A, which yields MARTKQTARKSTGGKAPRKQLATKAARKSAPSTGGVKKPHRYRPGTVALREIRRYQKSTELLIRKLPFQRLVREIAQDFKTDLRFQSAAIGALQEASEAYLVGLFEDTNLCAIHAKRVTIMPKDIQLARRIRGERA from the exons ATGGCCCGTACCAAGCAGACTGCCCGTAAATCCACTGGTGGCAAAGCTCCACGTAAACAGCTGGCTACGAAAGCTGCTCGGAAAAGTGCTCCCTCTACTGGTGGAGTCAAGAAACCTCATCGCTACAG GCCTGGTACTGTGGCACTGCGTGAAATTCGTCGTTACCAAAAGTCCACAGAACTTTTGATTCGCAAACTTCCATTCCAGAGGCTGGTAAGGGAGATTGCCCAAGACTTTAAGACAGACTTGAGGTTCCAAAGTGCAGCCATTGGTGCACTGCAG GAGGCTAGTGAAGCATATCTGGTGGGTCTCTTTGAAGACACAAACCTGTGTGCCATCCATGCCAAGAGAGTCACCATCATGCCCAAAGACATCCAGTTGGCTCGTAGGATACGGGGGGAGAGGGCTTAA